In Streptomyces durocortorensis, a genomic segment contains:
- a CDS encoding TetR/AcrR family transcriptional regulator: MTLDREQVLRSAAALLSHKSTATMDEVARAAGIGRATLHRHFAGRDALVKALEDLGIQEFEAALDAARLDEGASDEALRRLIAAVEPSAGLLSFLVNENQLFEGDEVNEGWNRADARVSAFFRRGQERGEFRIDLTPAWLTEALYGLVGTGAWAVQVGRVAAQDFQYMVVELLLGGARRSVEQ, translated from the coding sequence ATGACTCTCGACCGTGAGCAGGTGCTGCGCAGCGCCGCCGCCCTGCTGTCCCACAAATCGACCGCCACCATGGACGAGGTCGCCAGGGCAGCCGGTATCGGCCGGGCCACCCTCCACCGCCACTTCGCCGGGCGCGACGCCCTGGTGAAGGCGCTGGAGGATCTCGGCATCCAGGAGTTCGAGGCAGCCCTCGACGCCGCCCGGCTCGACGAAGGCGCCTCCGATGAGGCGCTGCGCCGCCTCATCGCCGCCGTCGAGCCCAGCGCCGGACTCCTCTCCTTCCTCGTCAACGAGAACCAGCTCTTCGAGGGCGACGAGGTCAACGAGGGCTGGAACCGGGCCGACGCCCGTGTCTCCGCCTTCTTCCGCCGTGGCCAGGAGCGCGGCGAATTCCGTATCGACCTCACCCCCGCCTGGCTGACCGAGGCCCTCTACGGGCTCGTCGGCACCGGCGCCTGGGCCGTCCAGGTGGGACGGGTCGCCGCACAGGACTTCCAGTACATGGTCGTCGAGCTGCTGCTCGGCGGAGCCCGCCGGAGCGTGGAGCAATGA
- the rox gene encoding rifampin monooxygenase, with the protein MIDAGVDADADVIVVGGGPTGLMLACELRLAEVRTVVLEKLTEPTRESRGRGLHVRSVEVMDQRGLLDRFLAVSETFQVGGFFGGIQKPWPERLDTAHPYGLSTLQPVTERLLRERAVQLGAEIRRGCEVTGLIQSAADGVTVELADGTRLRSRYLVGCDGGRSTVRRQLGVAFPGEPATAETLLGDMEMAEDQETVAAVVEEVRRTHLRFGTIPNGDGTFRVIVPAAEVAEDRAAAPTLEEFRQRLRAVAGTDFGVHSPRWLSRFGDATRQAERYRVGRVLLAGDAAHIHPPTGGQGLNLGVQDAFNLGWKLAAEVNGWAPDGLLDSYHAERHPVGARVLDNTRAQMKLLGTDAGATALRELLSRLMDFEEVNRYLTGMVTAVDVHYDLGEGHELLGRRMRDLTLKRGRLYELMHRGRGLLLDRTGELSAAGWEDRVDHVVDRAEELDVPAVLLRPDGHVAWAGQDPAGLPDALARWFGAPAG; encoded by the coding sequence ATGATCGACGCAGGCGTAGACGCAGACGCAGACGTAATCGTCGTCGGAGGTGGACCCACCGGGCTGATGCTGGCCTGCGAGCTGCGGCTGGCCGAAGTGCGCACGGTCGTCCTGGAGAAGCTGACCGAGCCGACCCGGGAGTCCCGGGGGCGCGGCCTGCATGTGCGCAGCGTCGAGGTGATGGACCAGCGGGGGCTGCTGGACCGGTTCCTCGCGGTGAGCGAGACGTTCCAGGTCGGCGGGTTCTTCGGCGGCATCCAGAAGCCGTGGCCGGAGCGGCTGGACACCGCGCACCCGTACGGCCTGTCAACCCTCCAGCCGGTCACCGAACGGCTGCTCCGCGAGCGAGCCGTCCAGCTCGGCGCCGAGATCCGGCGCGGCTGCGAAGTGACCGGGCTGATCCAGTCCGCCGCCGACGGGGTCACCGTCGAGCTGGCGGACGGCACGCGGCTGCGCTCCCGGTACCTCGTCGGGTGCGACGGCGGCCGCAGCACCGTGCGCAGGCAGCTCGGCGTCGCCTTCCCCGGCGAACCCGCCACGGCCGAGACGCTGCTCGGCGACATGGAGATGGCCGAGGACCAGGAGACGGTCGCCGCCGTCGTCGAGGAGGTTCGCCGGACGCACCTGCGCTTCGGCACCATCCCCAACGGGGACGGCACCTTCCGCGTCATCGTGCCCGCCGCCGAGGTGGCCGAGGACCGGGCGGCCGCACCGACCCTGGAGGAGTTCCGGCAGCGGCTGCGGGCCGTGGCGGGCACCGACTTCGGCGTCCACTCGCCCCGCTGGCTGTCCCGGTTCGGCGATGCCACCCGGCAGGCCGAGCGCTACCGGGTCGGCCGGGTGCTGCTGGCCGGGGACGCGGCCCACATCCACCCGCCGACCGGTGGGCAGGGGCTCAACCTCGGTGTGCAGGACGCGTTCAACCTCGGCTGGAAGCTGGCGGCCGAGGTCAACGGCTGGGCGCCGGACGGGCTGCTGGACAGCTACCACGCCGAGCGGCACCCGGTGGGCGCGCGGGTGCTGGACAACACCCGGGCGCAGATGAAGCTGCTCGGCACGGACGCCGGTGCGACCGCGCTGCGGGAACTGCTCTCGCGGCTGATGGACTTCGAGGAGGTGAACCGCTACCTGACCGGCATGGTCACCGCGGTCGACGTCCACTACGACCTGGGCGAGGGACACGAACTCCTCGGCCGCCGCATGCGGGACCTGACACTGAAGCGGGGCCGCCTGTACGAGCTGATGCACAGGGGCCGCGGACTGCTGCTCGACCGGACCGGCGAGCTGTCGGCGGCGGGCTGGGAGGACCGGGTCGACCACGTGGTCGACCGCGCGGAGGAGCTGGACGTGCCCGCCGTGCTGCTGCGGCCCGACGGCCATGTGGCCTGGGCCGGGCAGGACCCGGCGGGGCTGCCGGACGCGCTGGCGCGGTGGTTCGGCGCACCCGCGGGCTGA
- the helR gene encoding RNA polymerase recycling motor ATPase HelR yields the protein MKPLTTTSAFNLPDRLAAKADPALVADDEHHFAAIARCLEATIAELSERLDAERRAPGGGGREAMDRDAEIHRLSTRLRTLRRFGVDLCLGHMAAADGSAPVYVGRLGLTDSTGRRLLIDWRSPAAEPFFGATHANPMGLASRRRYRWTGGRISDYWDEVFTADALAGHAALDDQSAFIAGLGDNRSARMRDVLGTIQADQDAIIRAGSRGALVVDGGPGTGKTVVALHRSAYLLHSDPRLGHRRGGVLFIGPSRPYLGYVADVLPSLGEEGVQTCTLQDLVAEGAGAGVETDPEVARLKASADLVKAIEPAVRFYEEPPAKGLRVETHWSDIRLSPADWASAFEAADPGTPHNEARDRIWDELLTILVDKHDGDAPEEQLRASLRQNRELLAAFDRAWPLIEAADLVGDLWSVPAYLRKCAPWLSPEDVRRLQRANPQAWTVSDLPVLDAARQRLGDPEASGRRRRRAAAAAAERERMAQVIDSLLADETLAEADADGEGALMMLHGQDLRNSLDDAEGAGGIAPDLLAGPFAHIVVDEAQELTDAEWQMLLARCPSRSFTIVGDRAQARHGFTEPWRERLERVGLDRITLASLSINYRTPREVMAEAEPVIRAVLPDANVPASVRAGGLPVARGSARDLDAVLGAWLAEHAEGTACVIGAPAFRGTARVRSLSPELAKGLEFDLVVLVDPEAFGAGIEGAVDRYVAMTRATQRLVVLTSP from the coding sequence GTGAAACCCCTGACCACCACCAGTGCCTTCAACCTCCCCGACCGCCTAGCCGCCAAGGCCGACCCGGCCCTGGTCGCCGACGACGAGCACCACTTCGCCGCCATCGCCCGGTGTCTGGAGGCGACGATCGCCGAGCTGTCCGAGCGCCTCGACGCCGAACGCCGGGCACCGGGCGGCGGCGGGCGTGAGGCGATGGACCGGGACGCGGAGATCCACCGGCTCAGCACCCGGCTGCGCACCCTGCGCCGCTTCGGCGTGGACCTGTGTCTCGGGCACATGGCCGCTGCGGACGGCTCCGCCCCGGTGTACGTCGGACGGCTCGGCCTGACCGACAGCACGGGCCGCCGACTGCTGATCGACTGGCGCTCCCCCGCCGCCGAACCGTTCTTCGGAGCCACCCACGCCAACCCGATGGGGCTGGCGAGCCGCCGCCGGTACCGCTGGACCGGCGGCCGGATCAGCGACTACTGGGACGAGGTGTTCACGGCGGACGCCCTGGCCGGACATGCCGCGCTCGACGACCAGTCCGCCTTCATCGCGGGCCTGGGTGACAACCGCTCGGCCCGGATGCGCGATGTGCTCGGCACCATCCAGGCCGACCAGGACGCCATCATCCGGGCGGGCTCCCGGGGCGCTCTCGTCGTGGACGGCGGCCCGGGCACGGGGAAGACCGTCGTCGCCTTGCACCGCTCCGCGTATCTCCTCCACTCCGATCCGCGCCTCGGTCACCGCCGGGGCGGGGTGCTGTTCATCGGCCCGTCCCGGCCCTATCTGGGGTACGTCGCCGATGTGCTCCCGAGCCTGGGAGAGGAGGGCGTCCAGACCTGCACCCTGCAAGACCTCGTCGCCGAGGGGGCCGGGGCAGGAGTCGAGACCGATCCGGAAGTGGCTCGCCTCAAGGCGTCCGCGGACCTGGTGAAGGCGATCGAGCCCGCCGTCCGGTTCTACGAGGAGCCGCCCGCCAAGGGGCTGCGGGTCGAGACGCACTGGTCCGACATCCGGCTGAGCCCAGCCGACTGGGCCTCGGCGTTCGAGGCGGCCGACCCCGGCACTCCGCACAACGAGGCGCGCGACCGGATCTGGGACGAGCTGCTCACGATCCTCGTGGACAAGCACGACGGCGATGCCCCCGAGGAGCAGCTGCGGGCGTCCCTGCGGCAGAACCGGGAGCTGCTCGCGGCCTTCGACCGGGCCTGGCCCCTGATCGAGGCGGCGGATCTCGTCGGGGACCTGTGGTCGGTGCCCGCGTATCTGCGTAAGTGCGCGCCCTGGCTGAGCCCCGAGGACGTACGGAGGTTGCAGCGGGCGAACCCGCAGGCCTGGACGGTGTCCGACCTGCCGGTCCTGGACGCGGCACGGCAGCGGCTCGGGGACCCGGAGGCTTCGGGGCGCAGGCGTCGGCGGGCGGCGGCCGCCGCCGCGGAGCGCGAGCGGATGGCCCAGGTCATCGACAGTCTGCTCGCCGACGAGACCCTGGCCGAGGCGGACGCGGACGGGGAGGGCGCGCTGATGATGCTGCACGGCCAGGACCTGAGGAACTCCCTGGACGACGCGGAAGGGGCGGGCGGTATCGCGCCCGACCTGCTCGCCGGGCCGTTCGCCCACATCGTCGTGGACGAGGCGCAGGAGCTGACCGACGCCGAGTGGCAGATGCTGCTGGCCCGCTGCCCGTCCCGGAGCTTCACGATCGTCGGGGACCGTGCACAGGCCCGGCACGGGTTCACCGAGCCGTGGCGCGAGCGGCTGGAGCGGGTCGGGCTCGACCGGATCACCCTGGCCTCCCTGAGCATCAACTACCGGACGCCGCGGGAGGTCATGGCCGAGGCCGAGCCGGTGATCCGGGCCGTGCTGCCGGATGCCAACGTGCCGGCGTCCGTCCGCGCCGGCGGCCTCCCCGTCGCCCGCGGTTCCGCCCGGGACCTGGACGCGGTCCTCGGCGCCTGGCTCGCGGAGCACGCCGAAGGGACGGCCTGTGTCATCGGCGCCCCCGCGTTCCGGGGGACGGCCCGCGTGCGGTCGCTGAGCCCGGAGCTGGCGAAGGGGCTCGAATTCGACCTGGTCGTGCTCGTGGACCCGGAGGCGTTCGGCGCGGGAATCGAGGGGGCGGTGGACCGCTATGTCGCGATGACCCGGGCGACGCAGCGGCTGGTGGTCCTCACGAGCCCCTGA
- a CDS encoding aldo/keto reductase, producing MPFTALATATTPTAHIGLGLAAVGRPGYINLHRNRDLPEGRDAEALRARTHELLDAAYAQGVRYVDTARSYGRAEEFLGEWLDARPSFTDLVVGSKWGYTYTADWSIEAEVHEVKDHSLATFERQRAETRELLGDRLDLYQIHSLTPDSPALADKELHERLAALAAEGVAVGFSTSGPAQADAIRAALAVTVDGDPLFRTVQATYNALETSAAPALAEAHDAGLTVIVKEGMANGRLAGDEAPAVFQEIAADAGVGGDAVALALVLHQPWAGVVLSGAATVTQLAGNLHAPVVDLDEERRARLDALVEDPEAYWRHRATLPWH from the coding sequence ATGCCCTTCACCGCCCTGGCCACCGCGACGACCCCGACCGCCCACATCGGACTGGGCCTCGCAGCCGTCGGGAGGCCCGGATACATCAACCTCCACCGCAACCGGGACCTGCCGGAAGGCCGGGACGCGGAGGCCCTGCGCGCCCGTACGCACGAGCTGCTGGACGCGGCGTACGCACAGGGCGTCCGGTACGTCGACACTGCCCGCTCCTACGGCCGCGCCGAGGAGTTCCTCGGTGAGTGGCTGGACGCCCGGCCCTCCTTCACCGACCTCGTCGTCGGCTCCAAGTGGGGGTACACCTACACCGCCGACTGGAGCATCGAGGCCGAGGTCCACGAGGTGAAGGACCACAGCCTCGCCACCTTCGAGCGGCAGCGCGCCGAGACCCGCGAACTCCTCGGTGACCGGCTCGACCTCTACCAGATCCACTCGCTCACCCCCGACAGCCCGGCCCTCGCCGACAAGGAGCTCCACGAACGCCTGGCCGCACTCGCCGCCGAGGGGGTCGCCGTCGGGTTCTCCACCAGCGGCCCCGCCCAGGCGGACGCCATCCGGGCCGCGCTCGCCGTCACGGTCGACGGCGATCCCCTCTTCCGTACCGTCCAGGCCACCTACAACGCCCTGGAGACCTCGGCCGCCCCCGCTCTCGCCGAGGCCCACGACGCCGGGCTCACCGTGATCGTCAAGGAGGGCATGGCCAACGGGCGGCTCGCCGGGGACGAGGCCCCCGCCGTGTTCCAGGAGATCGCCGCCGACGCGGGAGTGGGCGGCGACGCGGTGGCCCTCGCGCTCGTCCTGCACCAGCCGTGGGCCGGGGTCGTCCTCTCCGGCGCCGCCACGGTCACCCAGCTCGCCGGAAACCTGCACGCCCCCGTCGTCGACCTCGACGAGGAGCGGCGGGCCCGGCTGGACGCCCTGGTCGAGGACCCGGAGGCCTACTGGCGGCACCGCGCGACCCTGCCCTGGCACTGA
- the argH gene encoding argininosuccinate lyase, whose protein sequence is MSSNNGDVRLWGARFADGPAEALARLSASVHFDWRLAPYDIAGSRAHARVLNKAGLLTEDELTRMLAGLDRLEADVTDGSFTGTIADEDVHTALERGLLERLGPDLGGKLRAGRSRNDQIATLFRMYLRDHARIIGGLLAELQGALVGLAEAHPDVAMPGRTHLQHAQPVLFAHHVLAHVQSLSRDAERLRQWDERTAVSPYGSGALAGSSLGLDPEAVAADLGFEHGSVANSIDGTASRDFVAEFAFITAMIGVNLSRIAEEVIIWNTKEFSFVTLHDAFSTGSSIMPQKKNPDIAELARGKSGRLIGNLTGLLATLKALPLAYNRDLQEDKEPVFDSCDQLEVLLPAFTGMMATLTVNRARMEELAPAGFSLATDIAEWLVKQGVPFRVAHEVAGACVKECEQHGIELDQLTDEQFATISQHLTPEVRTVLNVRGALASRSGRGGTAPSAVAVQLAEVKRDLEVQADWAAARS, encoded by the coding sequence GTGAGCAGCAACAACGGTGACGTCCGGCTCTGGGGCGCCCGGTTCGCCGACGGACCGGCCGAGGCCCTGGCCAGGCTGTCGGCCTCCGTCCACTTCGACTGGCGGCTCGCGCCGTACGACATCGCAGGCTCCCGCGCCCACGCGCGCGTCCTCAACAAGGCGGGCCTCCTCACCGAGGACGAGCTGACCCGGATGCTCGCCGGGCTCGACCGGCTCGAAGCCGACGTCACGGACGGCTCGTTCACCGGAACCATCGCCGACGAGGACGTCCACACCGCCCTGGAACGCGGACTGCTGGAGCGCCTCGGCCCCGACCTCGGCGGCAAGCTGCGGGCCGGACGGTCGCGCAACGACCAGATCGCCACCCTCTTCCGGATGTACCTGCGCGACCACGCCCGGATCATCGGCGGCCTGCTCGCCGAGCTTCAGGGCGCGCTGGTCGGCCTCGCCGAGGCCCACCCGGACGTGGCGATGCCGGGCCGCACCCACCTCCAGCACGCCCAGCCCGTGCTCTTCGCCCACCATGTGCTGGCCCATGTGCAGTCCCTGTCCCGGGACGCGGAGCGGCTGCGCCAGTGGGACGAGCGCACGGCCGTCTCCCCGTACGGCTCCGGGGCACTCGCCGGGTCCTCGCTCGGGCTCGACCCCGAGGCGGTCGCCGCCGACCTGGGCTTCGAGCACGGCTCGGTCGCCAACTCCATCGACGGCACCGCCTCGCGGGACTTCGTCGCGGAGTTCGCTTTCATCACCGCGATGATCGGCGTGAACCTCTCCCGGATCGCGGAGGAGGTCATCATCTGGAACACGAAGGAGTTCTCCTTCGTCACCCTGCACGACGCCTTCTCCACCGGCTCATCGATCATGCCGCAGAAGAAGAACCCCGACATCGCCGAGCTGGCCCGGGGCAAGTCCGGTCGCCTCATCGGCAATCTGACCGGCCTGCTCGCCACGCTCAAGGCGCTCCCGCTCGCGTACAACCGGGACCTCCAGGAGGACAAGGAGCCCGTCTTCGACTCCTGCGACCAGCTGGAGGTCCTGCTGCCCGCCTTCACCGGCATGATGGCCACCCTCACCGTCAACCGCGCGCGCATGGAGGAGCTGGCCCCGGCGGGCTTCTCGCTCGCGACCGACATCGCGGAGTGGCTGGTCAAGCAGGGCGTCCCCTTCCGGGTGGCGCACGAGGTGGCGGGCGCCTGCGTGAAGGAGTGCGAGCAGCACGGCATCGAGCTCGACCAGCTCACCGACGAGCAGTTCGCCACGATCTCCCAGCACCTCACCCCCGAGGTCCGCACCGTCCTCAACGTGCGCGGCGCCCTCGCCTCCCGCAGCGGCAGGGGCGGCACCGCGCCCTCCGCCGTCGCGGTACAGCTGGCCGAGGTGAAGCGGGACCTGGAGGTCCAGGCCGACTGGGCGGCCGCCCGCTCGTAG
- a CDS encoding argininosuccinate synthase, with product MTERVVLAYSGGLDTSVAIGWIAEETGAEVIAVAVDVGQGGEDLDVIRKRALACGAVEAEVADAKDEFAEEFCLPAIKANALYMDRYPLVSALSRPTIVKHLVAAAKKHDAQIVAHGCTGKGNDQVRFEAGISALGPDLTCIAPVRDYAMTRDKAIAFCEEKNLPIATTKKSPYSIDQNVFGRAVETGFLEDIWNAPIEDIYEYTADPATPREADEVVISFKEGVPVAVDGRPVTVLQAIQQLNERAGAQGIGRIDMVEDRLVGIKSREVYEAPGAIALITAHQELENVTVERELARYKRQVEQRWGELVYDGLWFSPLKRALDGFIDEANQHVTGDIRMTLHAGRAVVTGRKSEESLYDFNLATYDSGDTFDQSKAQGFIEIFGLSSKIAAKRDLA from the coding sequence GTGACCGAGCGCGTCGTACTCGCCTACTCGGGCGGCCTGGACACCTCCGTCGCCATCGGCTGGATCGCCGAGGAGACGGGCGCCGAGGTCATCGCCGTCGCCGTGGACGTCGGACAGGGCGGCGAGGACCTGGACGTCATCCGCAAGCGCGCGCTCGCCTGCGGTGCGGTCGAGGCCGAGGTCGCGGATGCCAAGGACGAGTTCGCCGAGGAGTTCTGCCTCCCGGCGATCAAGGCCAACGCCCTCTACATGGACCGCTATCCGCTGGTCTCGGCCCTCTCCCGGCCGACGATCGTCAAGCACCTCGTCGCCGCCGCCAAGAAGCACGACGCCCAGATCGTCGCCCACGGCTGCACCGGCAAGGGGAACGACCAGGTCCGCTTCGAGGCCGGCATCTCCGCGCTCGGCCCCGACCTGACGTGCATCGCCCCGGTCCGCGACTACGCGATGACCCGGGATAAGGCGATCGCCTTCTGCGAGGAGAAGAACCTCCCGATCGCGACCACCAAGAAGTCCCCGTACTCCATCGACCAGAACGTCTTCGGACGCGCCGTCGAGACGGGCTTCCTGGAGGACATCTGGAACGCCCCGATCGAGGACATCTACGAGTACACCGCCGACCCCGCCACCCCGCGCGAGGCCGACGAGGTCGTCATCTCCTTCAAGGAGGGCGTGCCCGTCGCCGTCGACGGCCGTCCCGTCACCGTCCTCCAGGCGATCCAGCAGCTCAACGAGCGGGCCGGGGCCCAGGGCATCGGCCGGATCGACATGGTCGAGGACCGGCTCGTGGGCATCAAGTCCCGTGAGGTGTACGAGGCCCCCGGCGCGATCGCGCTGATCACCGCCCACCAGGAGCTGGAGAACGTCACCGTCGAACGCGAGCTGGCCCGCTACAAGCGGCAGGTCGAGCAGCGCTGGGGCGAGCTGGTCTACGACGGCCTGTGGTTCTCCCCGCTCAAGCGCGCGCTGGACGGCTTCATCGACGAGGCCAACCAGCACGTCACCGGCGACATCCGGATGACCCTGCACGCGGGCCGGGCCGTCGTCACCGGCCGGAAGTCCGAGGAGTCGCTGTACGACTTCAACCTCGCCACCTATGACTCGGGCGACACCTTCGACCAGTCCAAGGCGCAGGGCTTCATCGAGATCTTCGGCCTCTCCTCGAAGATCGCGGCCAAGCGCGACCTCGCCTGA